A window of the Henckelia pumila isolate YLH828 chromosome 3, ASM3356847v2, whole genome shotgun sequence genome harbors these coding sequences:
- the LOC140888352 gene encoding uncharacterized protein translates to MKKTNFEWNDESEKAFQDLKAYLKQLPVLNKPIQGEELFLYLAVTNRAASSVLVRKNGINHQPVYFVSHALKGAELNYLTQEKLALALVITARKLRPYFLSHPITMLTNSVLGKIAANPDASGRLIRWITELSEYDIKCEPRTAIKAQALADFLAETVQLKQEELWKIFVDGSSCQSGCGAGIVIISPWGEETKISIRLDFKASNNEAEYEALLLGLKAARNLGISRANLYFNSQLAIQQSNGRFECKDEKMLRYIKALDKAKEGFTELNLELIPRAENIKADHLARLASALSNRSDPIVAGRELVLQLETLDKIIAQVPEGDWRYDMHKYLIKKELPSDNKKEKEVKRRALRFVVIDQILFKRSFSQPLLKCLGLDEANYVLRKIHEGSCGSHLGSLALARKALLAGFFWPTMRKDSADLVNSCYNCQRHANLQWRHAEYMKAVVAACPFDQWGMDIVGPFPISTGQRKF, encoded by the coding sequence atgaaaaaaacaaattttgaatGGAATGATGAAAGTGAGAAAGCTTTCCAGGACTTGAAAGCTTACTTAAAGCAGTTGCCTGTGCTGAATAAGCCTATCCAAGGGGAAGAATTGTTCTTATATCTGGCGGTGACCAACCGAGCAGCCAGTTCAGTCCTAGTCAGGAAGAACGGAATAAATCATCAGCCTGTGTACTTTGTGAGTCATGCCTTGAAGGGAGCTGAACTCAACTATTTAACGCAGGAAAAACTAGCCTTAGCTTTAGTTATCACTGCGAGAAAATTGCGTCCTTATTTTTTGTCACACCCCATCACGATGCTCACCAACAGCGTTCTGGGAAAAATTGCAGCTAATCCAGATGCATCAGGGAGACTTATCAGATGGATTACAGAGTTGAGTGAGTATGACATCAAATGCGAGCCCCGGACAGCCATAAAAGCTCAAGCCCTAGCTGATTTCTTAGCGGAGACAGTACAACTAAAACAAGAAGAATTATGGAAGATTTTCGTAGATGGGTCATCATGTCAGTCCGGGTGCGGAGCTGGAATTGTGATCATCTCACCTTGGGGAGaagaaactaaaatttcaatcaGGTTAGACTTCAAGGCCTCAAACAATGAAGCGGAATATGAGGCATTATTGCTTGGGCTCAAAGCAGCACGAAACTTGGGCATCTCCCGAGCTAACCTGTATTTCAATTCCCAATTAGCAATCCAACAGAGCAACGGGAGATTTGAATGTAAAGATGAGAAGATGTTGAGATATATCAAAGCATTAGACAAAGCCAAAGAAGGGTTCACCGAGTTGAACTTAGAGCTCATCCCCCGGGCTGAAAATATTAAGGCAGACCACTTGGCCCGCTTAGCCAGTGCTCTGAGTAACCGATCTGATCCCATTGTCGCAGGTCGGGAACTTGTTTTGCAACTAGAAACTCTGGATAAAATTATAGCTCAGGTACCGGAAGGAGACTGGCGATATGATATGCACAAATATCTAATCAAGAAAGAATTACCGAGTGATAATAAGAAAGAAAAGGAAGTTAAGAGAAGGGCTCTCCGCTTTGTTGTGATCGATCAAATTTTGTTTAAACGATCTTTCTCTCAGCCTTTGTTAAAATGTTTGGGTCTTGATGAGGCCAATTATGTCTTACGAAAAATTCATGAAGGGTCTTGTGGCAGTCACCTGGGCAGTCTGGCCCTAGCTCGAAAAGCACTTTTGGCAGGATTCTTCTGGCCAACCATGCGGAAAGACTCAGCAGATCTGGTTAATTCTTGTTATAATTGCCAGAGACATGCTAACCTACAATGGAGACATGCAGAATACATGAAGGCAGTGGTGGCCGCTTGTCCTTTTGATCAATGGGGAATGGATATTGTGGGGCCATTCCCTATTAGCACAGGACAAAGAAAATTTTAG